DNA sequence from the Candidatus Zixiibacteriota bacterium genome:
CTACCTGCGCGAGGCCTACAACCCGCTGATCGGGTTTCTATATGGCTGGACGCTGTTCCTGGTGATTCAGACCGGCACTATTGCGGCTGTCGCGGTGGCGTTTGCGAAGTTTACCGCGGTGGTGTTCCCCTCGGCGGGCGACGACAACGTGCTGTTGTCAATTGCAGGGATCAAGATCACCGCCGCCCGCCTGGTGGCGATCGGCTCAATTGTCCTGCTCACCTGGGCCAACACGCGCGGCATTCGCGGTGGAAAGATTATCCAGGACATTTTCACCAGTGCCAAGACTATCGCGCTTATCGGGCTTATTCTGCTCGGCATTCTGATCGGGCGCAACGCAACCGCTATCGGAGCCAACTTTTCGGATATGTGGAGTGCGTCGTGGACCCGTGTGGCCGACGGCCAGATTGTGGCGATAGGACCGCTCTCCGGAATTACGTTGCTGGCGGCGATTGCAGTGGCGATGGTCGGATCGCTGTTTGCTGCCGACGCCTGGAACAACATAACTTTTGCAGCCGGTGAAGTGGTCAAGCCGTCGACAACGCTGCCGCGCAGTCTCTTAATCGGCACCGGTACGGTGATACTGCTGTACCTGGTAGCCAATGTCGCTTATCTAATGATCCTTCCGTTGCATGGCACGCCGGATGCCACTGATGTGGTCGGGCGGGGAATACAGTTTGCAGCCAACGATCGCGTGGGCACGGCGGCGACCGCGGTGATGTTTGGTGACATCGCCACGTTGATCATGGCGATCCTAATCATGATTTCGACCTTCGGCTGCAACAACGGCTTGATTCTGGCGGGGGCGAGGGTCACCTACGCTATGGCGAAAGACAACCTTTTTTTTGCTCAGGCCGGCAGGCTTAATAGATTCAGCGTGCCGGCGGCCGCCCTTTGGGTGCAGGCGATCTGGGCGAGCCTGCTCTGTCTGACCGGAACCTACAGCGACCTGCTTGACTATGTCGTTTTTGCCGTGCTGGTGTTTTATGTCCTGACTATCAGCGGGATATTCATCCTGCGGCGCAAGCAGCCCAACGCCGAGCGCCCCTATCGGGCCTTCGGCTACCCGGTCTTGCCCGCTTTATACGTGATCGCCGCGGCGCTTATCTGTCTGGCGTTGCTGATCTACAAGCCGACCTACACCTGGCCAGGAGTAGTGATTGTGCTGCTCGGCCTGCCGGTGTATCTGGTGTGGAAAAAGATCCGGTGAATTGGGGCCGCTAGGAGTTGTAGCGTCGACAGCTCGGGTAGAGCAGAATTCATGGGTCGCTCGCGCCGGCCAGTGACCGGCGATTCTGCCATACGTCGCCACAGGCAGCCTGTAAGCACCGGGGCACCAGTTGCGTGCGAGACCCCGGTGGCCCACCTTACGGGTGGGTTTATAGAGACGGGACGCGCGCATGAGGAGAGAAACCCACCCAAAGGGTGGGCCACCAGACGTTTTAGAGCCTGATCTTACTACCGGCTTACGGCTTTTTCTTGATTGCTATCACGGTCAGGTCGTCATCGAAGGAATCGTTACCCGTGAACCGGCGAATCTCTCGCACG
Encoded proteins:
- a CDS encoding amino acid permease produces the protein MTSVPGESQVHREFKRELRLLDASMIVIGSMIGSGIFIVSADIARTVGSPALLLLVWLITGVMTVICALSYGELAGMMPQAGGQYVYLREAYNPLIGFLYGWTLFLVIQTGTIAAVAVAFAKFTAVVFPSAGDDNVLLSIAGIKITAARLVAIGSIVLLTWANTRGIRGGKIIQDIFTSAKTIALIGLILLGILIGRNATAIGANFSDMWSASWTRVADGQIVAIGPLSGITLLAAIAVAMVGSLFAADAWNNITFAAGEVVKPSTTLPRSLLIGTGTVILLYLVANVAYLMILPLHGTPDATDVVGRGIQFAANDRVGTAATAVMFGDIATLIMAILIMISTFGCNNGLILAGARVTYAMAKDNLFFAQAGRLNRFSVPAAALWVQAIWASLLCLTGTYSDLLDYVVFAVLVFYVLTISGIFILRRKQPNAERPYRAFGYPVLPALYVIAAALICLALLIYKPTYTWPGVVIVLLGLPVYLVWKKIR